A stretch of the Teredinibacter haidensis genome encodes the following:
- the dnaX gene encoding DNA polymerase III subunit gamma/tau gives MSYQVLARKWRPANFREMVGQEHVLKALINALDHNRLHHAYLFTGTRGVGKTTIARILAKCLNCEAGVTSTPCGECSSCVEISEGRFIDLIEVDAASRTKVEDTRELLDNVQYAPTRGRYKIYLIDEVHMLSNHSFNALLKTLEEPPEHVKFLLATTDPQKLPVTVLSRCLQFNLKNMSPERIVGHLQHVLANEAVPFDEAALWLLARGADGSMRDALSLTDQAIAYGSGQIGESDVALMLGTIDHQLIQNLMTGLMTSDGKQLLESVAKFAEHAPDFNAALADLLTLLHRIAIAQALPEALDNSFGDRKQILEFASRMPAEDVQLFYQTALIGRRDLHLASDPRSGFEMTLLRMLAFKPQGVVDIPGKPLVVPSAVDSLPAVEEDSASVKKPQPEIAPTTEQAVEFVATAVSVSEFPATVVSELEPLDPVETILKETPEASTAAALANILDTVDKNTNKADINAQLKAQVKAITGKEGIAEKRVASVLEPKTPESPVVSGSLTLEQLLPVNWVELFRQLNIKGILQSTAANCVLLGREGAQLYFGLDENKGSLFDSSHSQRLAGILSDYFQQPVKVDIHLQTLPEGTETPAQCFEREKAEQHQQALQTLAGDPVVQTLEQEFGAVLDSQTVHYD, from the coding sequence ATGAGCTATCAGGTTCTCGCCCGCAAGTGGCGGCCCGCAAACTTTCGTGAAATGGTGGGGCAGGAGCACGTGCTGAAGGCGCTGATCAACGCGCTGGATCACAACCGACTGCACCATGCCTATTTGTTCACCGGTACCCGTGGTGTGGGTAAAACCACCATCGCCCGTATCCTCGCCAAGTGTTTGAACTGTGAAGCAGGCGTAACATCCACACCCTGTGGCGAATGTAGTTCTTGTGTTGAAATCAGTGAAGGTCGCTTTATTGACCTGATTGAAGTGGATGCCGCTTCGCGCACCAAGGTTGAGGATACCCGCGAGCTGCTCGACAATGTTCAGTACGCGCCCACCCGGGGTCGTTATAAGATCTACCTCATCGATGAGGTACACATGCTCTCCAACCACAGCTTCAATGCACTGCTGAAAACTCTGGAGGAGCCTCCGGAGCATGTGAAATTCTTACTGGCGACTACCGACCCACAAAAGTTACCAGTTACGGTGCTCTCCCGCTGTTTACAGTTCAATCTTAAAAATATGAGCCCTGAGCGTATTGTGGGCCACTTGCAGCATGTCCTGGCAAACGAAGCCGTGCCATTTGACGAAGCCGCGTTATGGTTGCTGGCTCGTGGAGCCGATGGCAGTATGCGCGATGCACTCAGCCTCACCGATCAGGCCATCGCCTATGGTAGCGGTCAAATTGGTGAGTCCGATGTGGCGCTGATGTTGGGAACCATTGACCACCAACTTATTCAGAACTTAATGACCGGATTGATGACCTCGGATGGCAAGCAGCTGCTGGAATCCGTGGCCAAGTTTGCCGAGCACGCCCCGGATTTTAATGCGGCTCTGGCCGATCTATTAACACTGCTACATCGAATTGCGATTGCTCAGGCGTTACCGGAAGCGTTGGACAACAGCTTTGGTGATCGCAAGCAGATATTGGAATTCGCCTCCCGAATGCCAGCAGAAGATGTACAGCTGTTCTATCAGACAGCGCTTATTGGTCGGCGAGATTTACATTTGGCATCCGACCCTCGCAGCGGCTTTGAAATGACGCTACTGCGAATGCTGGCCTTCAAACCACAGGGCGTTGTCGACATACCTGGAAAGCCATTGGTAGTGCCGTCTGCAGTAGATAGCCTACCTGCGGTCGAGGAGGATTCTGCCAGCGTAAAAAAGCCCCAGCCTGAAATCGCGCCAACCACTGAACAAGCAGTGGAATTCGTTGCTACAGCGGTTTCAGTGTCTGAATTCCCCGCGACAGTAGTTTCTGAGCTAGAACCCCTAGATCCAGTAGAAACCATCTTGAAGGAAACGCCGGAGGCATCGACAGCGGCTGCGCTGGCCAATATTCTTGATACTGTAGACAAAAACACAAATAAAGCCGATATCAATGCGCAACTGAAAGCGCAGGTGAAGGCCATTACCGGCAAAGAGGGGATTGCAGAGAAAAGGGTGGCTTCTGTTCTGGAGCCAAAAACGCCGGAAAGTCCGGTTGTTTCTGGTAGCCTGACTTTGGAGCAATTATTGCCAGTCAATTGGGTGGAATTGTTTCGGCAATTAAATATCAAAGGCATACTGCAAAGCACTGCGGCAAATTGTGTATTGTTGGGACGAGAAGGTGCGCAGTTATATTTTGGCCTGGATGAAAACAAAGGCAGCCTGTTCGATAGCTCCCACAGCCAGCGTTTGGCCGGTATACTCAGTGACTATTTCCAGCAGCCGGTAAAAGTCGATATACACTTACAGACATTGCCTGAAGGCACAGAAACTCCCGCTCAATGTTTTGAGCGGGAAAAAGCAGAGCAGCATCAACAGGCATTGCAAACACTAGCGGGGGATCCGGTGGTGCAAACTCTGGAACAGGAGTTTGGTGCAGTGTTAGATTCACAAACGGTTCATTACGATTGA
- a CDS encoding YbaB/EbfC family nucleoid-associated protein encodes MKGLGDLMKQAQEMQAKMQQMQDDIANTEVEGQAGAGLVKVTMTGRHDIKNVNIDSSLMQEDKEMLEDLLAAAVNDAVRRIEEENKKCMGDLTGGMQMPPGFKMPF; translated from the coding sequence ATGAAAGGCTTGGGCGATTTAATGAAACAAGCTCAGGAAATGCAGGCAAAAATGCAGCAGATGCAAGACGATATTGCCAATACGGAAGTGGAAGGGCAGGCCGGGGCTGGTTTGGTAAAAGTTACCATGACCGGTCGTCACGATATTAAAAACGTGAATATCGATTCCAGCTTAATGCAAGAAGATAAAGAAATGTTGGAAGACTTGCTGGCCGCTGCGGTTAACGATGCCGTGCGCCGAATAGAAGAAGAAAACAAAAAATGTATGGGTGATTTAACCGGCGGAATGCAAATGCCACCCGGGTTTAAAATGCCGTTTTAA
- the recR gene encoding recombination mediator RecR, with product MFSPLIDQLISALRVLPGVGPKSAQRMALNLLEHNRAGADQLAKALAVAIEAVQRCQQCRTLTEQTLCNICSNSKRNHKQLCVVETPADVLALEQARIFSGVYFVLLGKLSPIDGIGPKEIGMDVLGQRFQNEEIEELIIATNPTIEGEATSHYIAERAKVHGIKVSRIAHGVPIGGELEYIDGSTLAHALNSRREI from the coding sequence ATGTTCTCCCCTTTAATAGACCAATTAATCTCTGCATTACGCGTACTTCCTGGTGTAGGCCCAAAATCCGCTCAACGTATGGCGCTAAATCTGCTTGAACACAATCGTGCGGGAGCCGATCAGTTGGCAAAAGCCTTAGCGGTCGCTATTGAGGCTGTGCAACGCTGTCAGCAGTGTCGAACCTTAACGGAGCAAACGCTTTGTAATATTTGTAGTAATAGCAAGCGGAACCACAAACAGTTGTGTGTGGTTGAAACACCAGCGGATGTTCTGGCGTTGGAGCAAGCGCGTATTTTTTCCGGTGTGTATTTTGTGTTGCTTGGAAAACTATCGCCTATTGACGGTATAGGTCCTAAAGAAATTGGAATGGACGTATTAGGCCAGCGTTTTCAAAATGAAGAAATTGAAGAATTGATCATTGCCACCAATCCAACCATCGAAGGTGAAGCTACGTCACACTATATAGCCGAGCGGGCAAAGGTACACGGTATTAAAGTGTCCCGTATTGCACATGGTGTCCCCATCGGTGGTGAGCTGGAATATATTGATGGCAGTACACTTGCCCACGCATTAAACAGCCGAAGAGAAATATAA